A window of Hevea brasiliensis isolate MT/VB/25A 57/8 chromosome 14, ASM3005281v1, whole genome shotgun sequence contains these coding sequences:
- the LOC131173048 gene encoding receptor-like protein 7, with amino-acid sequence MASLLWFAHFLSFLLFHLRFQAGSSLPFSFNSSSAAMPCQHDQSLALLQFRKTFSIRSNASFWDFLYPKPYPKTESWKEGTDCCLWDGVTCEIETGNVIGLNLSSSLLYGTIHSNNSLFLLPHLQKLDLSNNDFNQSQIVPQFGQFLNLRYLNLNHSVFEGQIPLEISYLPALVSLDLSKNPYLILETFIFNELVQNLTQLQQLDLSEINMSLVGSSSLMNLSSSLTSLKLSECQLQGKFPDISHLSKLVLLDLSYNNFSGEIPSSMENFKQLDTLYLDNNNLNGQIPSLLGSLKELSSLDLSYNNFNGEIPSSFENLKQLYFLDLSCNNFNGEIPSSFENLKQLYHLDLEDNNLNGQIPSSLGRLKKLSSLYLSYNNFNGEIPSSFENLKQLHSLCLYKNNLSGQIPSLLGSLKKLSMLDLSYNNFNGEIPSSFENLKQLDNLYLNKNNLSGQIPSSLGRLKKLSSLYLSYNNFNGEIPSSFENLKQLESLYLYNNNLSGQIPSLLGSLKKLSILDLSYNNFNGEIPSSFENLKQLDSLYLHKNNLSGQIPSLLGSLKKLSSLDLSDLSNNLLHGPIPSSIFKLMDLRVLILSSNKLIGEVSSVVCNLNSLEILDLSNNSLNGFIPQCLGNFSNNLSVLHLGMNQFHGTILETFSIGSNLRYLNFNGNQLQGKIPPSISNCINLEILDLGNNNIDDTFPHFLETLSKLQILILKSNKFHGLVKGTSAHYSFSKLRIFDLSNNMFSGPLPAEYFNNFKAMMIFDLNMKYMGAPNHSYDYSVSLTLKGLEIELVKIQTLLTSIDLSDNKFTGEIPQSIGKLKSLKLLNLSHNQLTGNIQPSLGNLSNLESLDLSSNLLVGRIPMQLTYLTFLEVFRVSHNQLEGPIPEGKQFNTFDSTSYEGNLRLCGLPLEKCDNGEGKKPTTSKEDDSKSKNGFGWKAVLAGYGCGVIFGVVMGYVVFKTRKPTWFVRMVEGEGHRKPKRFSN; translated from the exons ATGGCTAGTCTACTATGGTTTGCTCACTTTCTCTCCTTCCTTTTGTTTCACTTGCGTTTCCAAGCTGGTTCTTCTCTACCTTTTTCTTTCAATTCCTCCTCTGCAGCCATGCCGTGCCAACATGACCAGAGTCTTGCCTTGCTCCAATTCAGGAAAACCTTTTCTATTAGAAGTAATGCCTCTTTCTGGGATTTCCTTTACCCCAAGCCTTATCCCAAGACAGAGTCTTGGAAAGAGGGCACAGATTGCTGCTTGTGGGATGGGGTCACTTGCGAAATAGAAACAGGTAATGTAATTGGCCTTAACCTTTCTTCTAGCTTGCTCTATGGTACCATCCATTCTAATAATTCTCTTTTCCTCCTTCCTCATCTCCAAAAGCTTGACCTCTCCAACAATGACTTCAACCAATCTCAAATTGTGCCTCAATTTGGCCAGTTTTTGAATTTAAGGTATCTTAACCTAAATCACTCTGTTTTTGAGGGCCAAATTCCACTAGAAATTTCTTATCTGCCTGCTTTGGTTTCGCTTGATCTTTCTAAGAACCCTTATTTGATACTTGAAACCTTTATTTTTAACGAGCTTGTTCAAAACCTGACCCAGTTACAGCAATTGGACTTGAGTGAAATAAACATGTCCTTGGTCGGGTCTAGTTCCTTGATGAATTTGTCTTCTTCTTTGACATCTCTCAAACTCAGCGAATGCCAATTGCAAGGGAAATTCCCAGATATCAGTCATCTATCCAAGTTGGTTTTATTGGACCTCTCCTATAACAATTTTAGTGGTGAGATTCCATCCTCAATGGAAAATTTTAAACAGCTTGATACTTTATACCTTGACAACAACAATCTCAATGGTCAAATTCCATCCTTACTCGGAAGCCTTAAGGAACTCTCCTCATTGGACCTCTCCTATAATAATTTTAATGGTGAGATTCCCTCCTCATTTGAAAACCTTAAACAGCTTTATTTTTTGGACCTCTCCTGTAACAATTTTAATGGTGAGATTCCCTCCTCATTTGAAAACCTTAAACAGCTTTATCATTTGGACCTCGAAGACAACAATCTCAATGGTCAAATTCCATCCTCACTTGGAAGACTTAAGAAACTCTCCTCATTGTACCTctcctataacaattttaatggtgAGATTCCCTCCTCATTTGAAAACCTTAAACAGCTTCACAGTTTGTGCCTCTATAAAAACAATCTCAGTGGTCAAATTCCATCCTTACTTGGAAGCCTTAAGAAACTCTCCATGTTGGACCTctcctataacaattttaatggtgAGATTCCCTCCTCATTTGAAAACCTTAAACAGCTTGACAATTTGTACCTCAACAAAAACAATCTCAGTGGTCAAATTCCATCCTCTCTTGGAAGACTTAAGAAACTCTCCTCATTGTACCTctcctataacaattttaatggtgAGATTCCCTCCTCATTTGAAAACCTTAAACAGCTTGAAAGTTTGTACCTCTATAACAACAATCTCAGTGGTCAAATTCCGTCCTTACTTGGAAGTCTTAAGAAACTCTCCATATTGGACCTctcctataacaattttaatggtgAGATTCCCTCCTCATTTGAAAACCTTAAACAGCTTGACAGTTTGTACCTCCACAAAAACAATCTCAGTGGTCAAATTCCATCCTTACTTGGAAGCCTTAAGAAACTCTCCTCATTGGACCTctc CGATTTATCCAATAACTTGTTACATGGCCCAATTCCAAGTTCAATTTTCAAACTTATGGACTTGAGAGTTCTCATTCTTTCATCCAACAAATTGATAGGAGAAGTCTCATCTGTAGTTTGCAATCTAAATTCTCTTGAAATTCTTGACTTGTCGAACAATAGTTTGAACGGCTTCATACCACAATGTTTGGGAAATTTCAGCAACAATCTTTCAGTATTACACTTGGGCATGAACCAATTCCATGGAACCATCCTTGAAACGTTTTCAATAGGCAGCAACTTGAGATATTTGAACTTCAATGGTAACCAATTGCAAGGGAAAATTCCACCTTCCATCTCCAATTgtataaatttggaaattttagatcTTGGAAACAATAATATAGATGACACATTCCCCCATTTTCTGGAAACACTTTCGAAGCTACAAATTCTAATtctaaaatccaataaatttcatgGTTTGGTGAAAGGGACCTCTGCCCATTATTCATTCTCAAAGCTGCGAATTTTTGACCTCTCCAACAACATGTTTAGCGGACCTCTACCTGCGGAGTATTTCAACAATTTCAAGGCAATGATGATCTTTGATTTGAATATGAAATACATGGGGGCGCCAAATCATTCTTATGATTATTCTGTGAGTCTGACACTCAAAGGCTTAGAGATTGAGTTGGTGAAAATCCAAACGCTTCTTACATCCATTGATTTGTCGGACAATAAATTCACAGGGGAGATCCCACAGTCAATTGGAAAGCTTAAATCACTTAAGTTGCTCAACTTGTCTCACAATCAACTCACAGGCAATATTCAACCATCATTGGGGAATTTGAGCAATTTGGAATCTTTAGACCTCTCTTCAAATCTTCTTGTTGGAAGGATTCCAATGCAGTTGACATATTTGACATTTTTGGAAGTATTTCGGGTTTCACATAATCAACTTGAAGGACCTATTCCGGAAGGAAAGCAGTTCAACACATTTGATAGCACTTCATATGAAGGAAATTTGAGATTGTGTGGACTTCCACTAGAAAAATGTGACAATGGGGAGGGGAAAAAACCAACAACATCAAAGGAAGATGATTCCAAGTCTAAAAATGGATTTGGATGGAAAGCTGTATTGGCAGGGTATGGATGTGGAGTAATATTTGGTGTTGTAATGGGATATGTTGTGTTTAAAACAAGAAAACCTACATGGTTTGTGAGGATGGTTGAAGGTGAAGGGCATCGAAAGCCAAAAAGATTTAGCAATTAA